The Zingiber officinale cultivar Zhangliang chromosome 10A, Zo_v1.1, whole genome shotgun sequence genome contains a region encoding:
- the LOC122028198 gene encoding protein LIGHT-DEPENDENT SHORT HYPOCOTYLS 5-like, with product MESGEGGASSSAPAGDEDPLPPPQAPPPPQQQLSRYESQKRRDWNTFLQYLRNHKPPLTLARCSGAHVIEFLKYLDQFGKTKVHEAGCDFFGQPNPPASCACPLRQAWGSLDALIGRLRAAYEENGGRQESNPFAARAVRIYLREVRESQAKARGIPHEKKKRKRTSATAAAAAATTAPAAGESSSSAPPPPASSSSPAPDPPCGGSSSPVS from the coding sequence ATGGAGTCCGGAGAAGGCGGCGCTTCCTCCTCTGCGCCGGCCGGAGACGAGGATCCTCTGCCTCCGCCGCAAGCACCACCGCCGCCGCAGCAGCAGCTGAGTCGGTACGAGTCGCAGAAGCGGCGGGACTGGAACACGTTCCTGCAGTACCTGAGGAACCACAAGCCGCCGCTGACGCTGGCGCGGTGCAGCGGCGCGCACGTGATCGAGTTCCTCAAGTACCTGGACCAGTTCGGGAAGACGAAGGTGCACGAGGCGGGGTGCGACTTCTTCGGCCAGCCCAACCCGCCGGCCTCCTGCGCCTGCCCCCTCCGCCAGGCCTGGGGCTCCCTCGACGCGCTCATCGGCCGCCTCCGCGCCGCCTACGAGGAGAACGGAGGCCGCCAGGAGTCCAACCCCTTCGCCGCCCGCGCCGTCCGCATCTACCTCCGCGAGGTCCGCGAGAGCCAGGCCAAGGCGCGCGGCATCCCCCACGAGAAGAAAAAGCGCAAGCGCACCTCCGCCACCGCCGCCGCAGCCGCCGCCACTACTGCCCCCGCCGCAGGCGAGTCCTCCTCTTCCGCCCCGCCCCCacccgcctcctcctcctctccggCGCCGGATCCGCCCTGCGGCGGTTCGTCGTCGCCGGTCTCATAA